Proteins encoded in a region of the Hippopotamus amphibius kiboko isolate mHipAmp2 chromosome 11, mHipAmp2.hap2, whole genome shotgun sequence genome:
- the SPDEF gene encoding SAM pointed domain-containing Ets transcription factor isoform X1 yields MGSASPGLSGVVPGRLLLPPDTVPRAGLEKAAAAAGPERRDWSPSPPATPEQGLSAFYLSYFDMLYPEDGSWTAKGPGAGTREEPPDEPEQCPIIDSQAPGGSLDLAPGGLTLEEHSLEQVQSMVVGEVLKDIETACKLLNITADPVDWSPGNVQKWLLWTEHQYRLPPVGKAFQELGGKELCAMSEEQFRQRSPLGGDVLHAHLDIWKSAAWMKERTSPGTIHYCASTSEESWTDSEVDSSCSGQPIHLWQFLKELLLKPHSYGRFIRWLNKEKGIFKIEDSAQVARLWGIRKNRPAMNYDKLSRSIRQYYKKGIIRKPDISQRLVYQFVHPI; encoded by the exons ATGGGCAGCGCCAGCCCGGGCCTGAGCGGCGTGGTCCCCGGCCGCCTCCTGCTGCCCCCCGACACTGTGCCGCGGGCCGGCCTGGAGAAGGCGGCAGCGGCGGCCGGGCCCGAGAGGCGGGACTGGAGCCCCAGCCCACCTGCCACGCCCGAGCAGGGCCTGTCCGCCTTCTACCTCTCCTACTTCGACATGCTGTACCCCGAGGACGGCAGCTGGACGGCCAAGGGCCCCGGGGCCGGCACTCGGGAGGAGCCGCCCGACGAGCCCGAGCAGTGCCCCATCATTGACAGCCAAGCTCCGGGGGGCAGCCTGGACCTGGCGCCGGGTGGGCTGACCCTGGAGGAGCACTCGCTGGAGCAGGTGCAGTCCATGGTGGTGGGCGAGGTGCTCAAGGACATCGAGACGGCCTgcaagctgctcaacatcacagCGG ACCCCGTGGATTGGAGCCCTGGCAACGTGCAGAAGTGGCTCCTGTGGACGGAGCACCAGTACCGGCTGCCCCCCGTGGGCAAGGCCTTCCAGGAGCTGGGAGGCAAGGAGCTGTGCGCCATGTCAGAGGAGCAGTTCCGCCAGCGCTCGCCCCTGGGTGGGGACGTGCTGCACGCCCACCTGGACATCTGGAAATCAG CGGCCTGGATGAAAGAGAGGACATCCCCGGGGACAATTCACTACTGTG CCTCGACCAGTGAGGAGAGCTGGACGGACAGCGAGGTGGACTCGTCCTGCTCCGGGCAGCCCATCCACCTATGGCAGTTTCTCAAGGAGCTGCTGCTGAAGCCCCACAGCTACGGCCGCTTCATCCGGTGGCTCAACAAGGAGAAGG GCATCTTCAAAATCGAGGACTCTGCGCAGGTGGCCCGGCTGTGGGGCATCCGCAAGAACCGGCCCGCCATGAACTACGACAAGCTGAGCCGCTCCATCCGCCAGTATTACAAGAAGGGCATCATCCGCAAGCCGGACATCTCCCAGCGCCTGGTCTACCAGTTTGTGCACCCCATCTGA
- the SPDEF gene encoding SAM pointed domain-containing Ets transcription factor isoform X2, with protein sequence MGSASPGLSGVVPGRLLLPPDTVPRAGLEKAAAAAGPERRDWSPSPPATPEQGLSAFYLSYFDMLYPEDGSWTAKGPGAGTREEPPDEPEQCPIIDSQAPGGSLDLAPGGLTLEEHSLEQVQSMVVGEVLKDIETACKLLNITADPVDWSPGNVQKWLLWTEHQYRLPPVGKAFQELGGKELCAMSEEQFRQRSPLGGDVLHAHLDIWKSASTSEESWTDSEVDSSCSGQPIHLWQFLKELLLKPHSYGRFIRWLNKEKGIFKIEDSAQVARLWGIRKNRPAMNYDKLSRSIRQYYKKGIIRKPDISQRLVYQFVHPI encoded by the exons ATGGGCAGCGCCAGCCCGGGCCTGAGCGGCGTGGTCCCCGGCCGCCTCCTGCTGCCCCCCGACACTGTGCCGCGGGCCGGCCTGGAGAAGGCGGCAGCGGCGGCCGGGCCCGAGAGGCGGGACTGGAGCCCCAGCCCACCTGCCACGCCCGAGCAGGGCCTGTCCGCCTTCTACCTCTCCTACTTCGACATGCTGTACCCCGAGGACGGCAGCTGGACGGCCAAGGGCCCCGGGGCCGGCACTCGGGAGGAGCCGCCCGACGAGCCCGAGCAGTGCCCCATCATTGACAGCCAAGCTCCGGGGGGCAGCCTGGACCTGGCGCCGGGTGGGCTGACCCTGGAGGAGCACTCGCTGGAGCAGGTGCAGTCCATGGTGGTGGGCGAGGTGCTCAAGGACATCGAGACGGCCTgcaagctgctcaacatcacagCGG ACCCCGTGGATTGGAGCCCTGGCAACGTGCAGAAGTGGCTCCTGTGGACGGAGCACCAGTACCGGCTGCCCCCCGTGGGCAAGGCCTTCCAGGAGCTGGGAGGCAAGGAGCTGTGCGCCATGTCAGAGGAGCAGTTCCGCCAGCGCTCGCCCCTGGGTGGGGACGTGCTGCACGCCCACCTGGACATCTGGAAATCAG CCTCGACCAGTGAGGAGAGCTGGACGGACAGCGAGGTGGACTCGTCCTGCTCCGGGCAGCCCATCCACCTATGGCAGTTTCTCAAGGAGCTGCTGCTGAAGCCCCACAGCTACGGCCGCTTCATCCGGTGGCTCAACAAGGAGAAGG GCATCTTCAAAATCGAGGACTCTGCGCAGGTGGCCCGGCTGTGGGGCATCCGCAAGAACCGGCCCGCCATGAACTACGACAAGCTGAGCCGCTCCATCCGCCAGTATTACAAGAAGGGCATCATCCGCAAGCCGGACATCTCCCAGCGCCTGGTCTACCAGTTTGTGCACCCCATCTGA